The Sphingomicrobium sp. genome has a window encoding:
- the clpS gene encoding ATP-dependent Clp protease adapter ClpS — MATGPNDDGHDDLQTGVATRTRPKTKKPSNYKVLMLNDDYTPMEFVVLVLQRFFSMGIEDATRVMLQVHQQGVAVCGVYTYEVAETKVSQVIDFARENQHPLQCTLEKA; from the coding sequence ATGGCCACGGGCCCCAACGACGATGGCCACGACGATCTCCAGACCGGAGTCGCGACGCGCACGCGCCCGAAGACCAAGAAGCCGTCGAACTACAAGGTGCTGATGCTCAACGACGACTACACGCCGATGGAGTTCGTCGTGCTCGTGCTGCAGCGATTCTTCTCGATGGGGATCGAGGATGCGACGCGGGTGATGCTTCAGGTTCACCAGCAGGGCGTGGCCGTATGCGGCGTCTACACCTATGAAGTCGCCGAGACGAAGGTCAGCCAGGTCATCGACTTCGCTCGGGAGAACCAGCACCCGCTGCAGTGCACGCTGGAGAAGGCGTAG
- a CDS encoding phasin family protein: MADTNNTTNNEAKAAAEAPAKVAEAVAATAKTVASESAKVAKRERAKTTRRVKRAAAEQKTAARRTARKTKTAARKTARVANEGIETVNNNNFFNGFQAVPAFAPFQSLFADANERSQELAKRSQKVAEEFADLARSNVEAIVEAGRVAAEGARSLGQDVVASSRDGVEQTADAIRLLAEAKSPTEYLQLQSDFARSSFDRMVAETSKLTESMVKLAGEAFQPLSNRATANAERFNSFVA; the protein is encoded by the coding sequence GTGGCAGACACCAACAACACGACCAACAACGAGGCGAAGGCCGCCGCCGAAGCTCCGGCGAAGGTTGCCGAGGCTGTCGCCGCAACGGCGAAGACCGTCGCCAGCGAAAGCGCGAAGGTCGCCAAGCGCGAGCGCGCCAAGACGACCCGCCGCGTAAAGCGTGCGGCCGCCGAGCAGAAGACCGCTGCGCGTCGCACCGCGCGCAAGACCAAGACTGCGGCCCGCAAGACGGCTCGCGTCGCCAATGAAGGAATCGAAACCGTGAACAACAACAACTTCTTCAACGGCTTCCAGGCCGTGCCGGCGTTCGCGCCCTTCCAGTCGCTGTTCGCCGACGCGAACGAGCGCAGCCAGGAACTTGCCAAGCGCAGCCAGAAGGTCGCGGAAGAGTTCGCCGACCTCGCCCGTTCGAACGTCGAAGCGATCGTCGAAGCCGGCCGCGTTGCCGCTGAAGGCGCCCGCTCGCTCGGCCAGGACGTGGTTGCGTCGAGCCGCGACGGTGTCGAGCAGACCGCTGATGCGATCCGCCTTCTCGCCGAAGCCAAGTCGCCGACCGAATATCTGCAGCTGCAGAGCGATTTCGCCCGCTCGTCGTTCGACCGCATGGTCGCCGAGACCTCGAAGCTGACCGAATCGATGGTCAAGCTCGCCGGCGAAGCGTTCCAGCCGCTTTCCAACCGCGCCACGGCGAACGCCGAGCGCTTCAACAGCTTCGTTGCCTGA